In Podospora pseudoanserina strain CBS 124.78 chromosome 5, whole genome shotgun sequence, a single window of DNA contains:
- the MVD1 gene encoding diphosphomevalonate decarboxylase (COG:I; EggNog:ENOG503NW3F; BUSCO:EOG09263BG5): MSDKVYRASTTAPVNIAVVKYWGKRDAKLNLPTNSSLSVTLSQADLRTLTTASCSASFPASEGDSLLLNGEPSDISGARTQACLRELRSRRAALEAADPSLPKLSTYPLRLVSENNFPTAAGLASSAAGFAALVRAIANLYELPASPSELSLIARQGSGSACRSLFGGYVAWRMGNKADGTDSMADQVAEASHWPDMRALVLVVSAAKKGVSSSSGMQQTVATSGLFRERIATVVPENMAIMEKAIAEKDFEKFAEVTMRDSNSFHATCADTYPPIFYMNDVSRAAIRAVEAINEKAGRTVAAYTFDAGPNAVIYYQEKDTEAVVGTFYHVLQGADIGGWKSADIKGLKPTISLDENVAGLLKAGVSRVIMTGVGEGPVKTDEFLVAEDGTPAKR; this comes from the exons ATGTCTGACAAAGTCTACCGCGCGAGCACCACGGCGCCCGTCAACATTGCCGTCGTCAA GTACTGGGGCAAGCGTGATGCCaaactcaacctccccacaaaCAGCTCTCTGAGCGTCACCCTCTCTCAAGCCGACCTCCGTACCCTGACGACGGCCTCATGCTCTGCCTCGTTTCCTGCCAGCGAAGGCGactctctccttctcaacggCGAGCCATCCGATATTTCGGGTGCCCGAACCCAAGCATGCCTCCGTGAACTGCGCTCTCGCCGCGCCGCCCTCGAAGCTGCCgatccctccctccctaaGCTTTCCACCtaccccctccgcctcgtcTCCGAGAACAACttccccaccgccgccggtctggcctcctcggccgctgGCTTCGCTGCCCTTGTCcgcgccatcgccaacctctACGAGCTcccagcctccccctccgaGTTGAGCTTGATCGCCCGCCAAGGCTCTGGCTCTGCTTGCCGCAGTCTCTTTGGTGGTTATGTTGCCTGGAGAATGGGCAACAAGGCTGATGGCACCGACTCGATGGCCGATCAAGTTGCCGAGGCCTCGCACTGGCCCGACATGCGCGCCTTGGTTTTGGTTGTCTCTGCTGCCAAGAAGGGCGTCAGCTCTAGCTCTGGTATGCAGCAGACAGTTGCTACCTCTGGCCTCTTCCGCGAGCGCATCGCCACCGTTGTGCCCGAGAACATGGCCATCATGGAGAAGGCGATCGCCGAAAAGGACTTTGAGAAGTTCGCCGAGGTCACCATGAGGGATAGCAACTCGTTCCACGCTACCTGCGCTGACACCTATCCGCCCATCTTCTACATGAACGATGTTTCGAGAGCCGCCATCCGGGCTGTGGAGGCCATCAACGAGAAGGCTGGCAGGACTGTGGCGGCGTACACCTTCGACGCCGGCCCGAACGCTGTCATCTACTACCAGGAGAAGGACACGGAAGCTGTTGTGGGCACATTCTACCATGTTCTCCAGGGTGCGGATATCGGCGGGTGGAAGAGTGCGGACATCAAGGGTCTCAAGCCCACCATCTCGCTTGATGAGAATGTTGCTGGCCTGTTGAAGGCCGGTGTTAGCCGGGTTATCATGACGGGTGTCGGCGAGGGGCCGGTCAAGACAGACGAGTttcttgttgctgaggaCGGAACTCCGGCGAAAAGGTGA
- a CDS encoding hypothetical protein (COG:E; EggNog:ENOG503NXWJ), which produces MALLKSLLLTALSASTLIATSTSNNEDDSHRPIDLNNYVCEHPPYKVLMVSKSPLVIYIKDFITPPERAHLLNLTEKTFTRSGVTRGNSKSHLSVRTSQSTTAPRDAVVRCIESRALAFQGYDTPETHLEPLQLVKYGPSERYHFHTDWFTSSFHTQGLGGNRVSSFFAYVHVANDTMGGGTNFPRLDAPANDKWCQEGIVDCDEEWENGVTFRPVEGNAIYWENLLPDGRGDERTLHAGLPVLSGGKVGMNIWTRQEPLPEGIKGADL; this is translated from the exons ATGGCTCTGCTCAAGTCGCTCCTACTTACAGCGCTCAGCGCATCTACTCTCATCGCCACGAGTACATCGAACAATGAAGATGACAGCCACAGGCCCATTGATCTCAACAACTATGTCTGCGAACACCCGCCATACAAAGTGCTCATGGTTTCAAAGTCGCCATTGGTCATCTACATAAAAGACTTCATCACTCCGCCAGAACGTGCTCACCTGTTGAATTTGAC TGAAAAAACCTTCACCCGTTCCGGTGTGACGAGGGGCAACTCCAAAAGCCATCTCTCCGTCCGGACATCACAAAGCACCACTGCACCCCGCGATGCGGTAGTGAGATGCATTGAATCCCGAGCCCTCGCCTTCCAGGGCTACGACACACCCGAGACACACTTGGAACCCCTCCAGCTGGTCAAATACGGCCCATCAGAACGCTACCACTTTCACACCGACTGGTTCACATCCTCTTTCCATACCCAAGGTCTTGGAGGAAACAGGGTCAGCTCTTTCTTCGCCTATGTTCATGTCGCCAACGATACCATGGGTGGCGGAACCAACTTCCCAAGGTTAGACGCCCCTGCGAACGACAAGTGGTGCCAGGAGGGGATCGTAGACTGcgatgaggagtgggagaaCGGGGTGACGTTCCGGCCTGTTGAGGGCAATGCCATTTACTGGGAGAATCTGCTGCCTGATGGGCGGGGTGATGAGAGGACTCTCCATGCTGGGCTGCCTGTGCTTTCGGGAGGAAAGGTGGGAATGAATATTTGGACGAGACAAGAGCCTTTACCTGAGGGAATAAAGGGTGCTGATTTGTGA
- a CDS encoding hypothetical protein (EggNog:ENOG503NV1Q; COG:Q), with product MALTNHPAAALIARALEATGATAATVFVAVVALFVLPTIIQWYRLSHVPGPKLAAISKYWQVRESIKGTLPQVLKELNDKHGPLVRIGPNDLVTSDPDVLRKMMAVRSPYTRGPWYEAWRLNPTRDNLFSMRDEVGHTALRNKMVAGYSGKENLSMESTIETEIARLIDLIERKYISTPKDYRPMDFGEKAQYFTLDVISDLAFGEPLGYLEKDEDVYDYIKITTASIPAMLTLGSIPTLANIIQSRFLRWLLPKETDKIGFGAFIGVTNHAVAARFAPNAVPQQDMLGSFIRHGLNLEEAQGEAVLQIVAGSDTSASTIRAFMLNICTHPPVYQKLQQEIDEAVAKGIISSPIKDAEARQLPYLQAVIREAIRILPPAGGAFFKQVPPGGDVICGKFIPGGTQIGSSPLAIHHSKNTFGEDAETFRPERWLEADEDQLEKMKATADLVFHYGKWQCPGKTVALMEFNKIFVELLRRYEWSVINPFNAARVNNAGVWMFDDFWVRVTRRGQ from the exons ATGGctctcaccaaccaccccgcAGCAGCGCTAATAGCACGCGCTCTCGAGGCCACTGGAGCAACTGCCGCGACTGTCTTTGTCGCTGTGGTGGCGCTGTTCGTCCtacccaccatcatccagTGGTACCGTCTCTCACATGTTCCCGGGCCCAAGCTGGCCGCCATCTCCAAGTACTGGCAAGTCCGCGAGTCTATCAAGGGGACGCTCCCTCAGGTGCTCAAAGAGCTCAACGACAAACACG GCCCGCTTGTGCGTATCGGGCCCAATGACCTCGTCACCAGTGACCCCGATGTGTTGCGCAAGATGATGGCCGTCAGGTCGCCTTACACCAGAGGACCGT GGTACGAAGCTTGGCGCTTGAATCCCACGAGAGACAATCTGTTTTCTATGCGCGATGAGGTCGGCCATACGGCCTTGCGCAACAAGATGGTTGCCGGT TACTCGGGCAAGGAAAATCTGTCCATGGAAAGCACCATCGAGACTGAGATTGCTCGTCTGATCGACCTCATTGAGAGAAAGTacatctccacccccaaagACTATCGTCCCATGGACTTTGGTGAAAAAGCCCAGTATTTTACTCTCGATGTCATCAGCGACCTGGCCTTTGGCGAGCCCCTGGGCTATCTCGAaaaggatgaggatgtttACGATTACATCAAGATCACCACGGCATCTATCCCGGCCATGTTGACCCTCGGAAGTATTCCTACACtagccaacatcatccagtCTCGCTTTCTTCGATGGCTGCTGCCCAAAGAGACCGACAAGATTGGCTTTGGTGCCTTTATCGGTGTGACCAACCATGCCGTGGCTGCTCGCTTCGCCCCGAATGCCGTCCCTCAGCAAGACATGCTTGGTTCTTTTATTCGGCACGGTTTGAACCTCGAAGAGGCCCAGGGCGAGGCCGTCTTGCAGATTGTGGCCGGGTCCGACACCTCTGCCTCCACCATCCGCGCTTTCATGCTCAACATTTGTACCCATCCACCGGTTTACCAGAAGCTCCAGCAAGAAATCGACGAGGCCGTTGCCAAGGGGATCATTTCCTCTCCCATCAAAGATGCCGAAGCGCGGCAGCTTCCTTACCTCCAGGCGGTCATCAGAGAGGCCATCCGTATTCTCCCTCctgctggtggtgccttTTTCAAGCAGGTCCCTCCTGGTGGCGATGTCATCTGCGGCAAGTTTATCCCTGGTGGAACCCAAATAGGGTCTTCCCCGCTTGCCATTCACCACAGCAAGAATACATTTGGCGAGGATGCCGAAACATTTAGGCCAGAAAGGTGGTTGGAAGCGGATGAGGATCAGTTGGAAAAAATGAAGGCTACTGCAGACCTGGTCTTTCATTATGGAAAATGGCAGTGTCCCGGCAAGACTGTGGCGCTGATGGAGTTCAACAAGATTTTTGTCGAG TTGCTGAGACGATATGAGTGGTCCGTCATCAATCCCTTCAATGCTGCCAGAGTTAACAACGCC GGCGTATGGATGTTTGACGATTTTTGGGTGCGTGTAACTCGACGCGGGCAGTAG
- a CDS encoding hypothetical protein (COG:O; EggNog:ENOG503P3R7): MRESIWTLYTLAVLLQRVLAWEHLEGKELETTLEARDRTLVASEINEINPSAGIDTCHFSREHAQALEPEWAALQKQNQEDVYVSIDCSQDAKLCQKYNVRSCPTIRLYKQDGSYTSYRGPRKTQPIKSFVQRQSRPVVSYVNDQSMPSFQTSDDITFIGHFGPSEKQIKEDFTKLAKQYHDRFSFAIADYTLPKVLVECFNNVDETSLSATSNDVASPGALQDFIFSCSTPLIPEMTRRNEMDFFQSGKSIVYFFAHSQQKKDAFVSDIRPLAKKYDEYLHFVTIDAKEYADAAKLMGLKEGRTGLSVQNPNNGDVFPYARKEAISAAVVEAFLVDIIQGKVKPWRGEELHQQGHDEL; the protein is encoded by the exons ATGAGAGAGTCAATCTGGACGTTGTACACTCTTGCGGTGTTGTTGCAGCGCGTCTTGGCATGGGAGCATCTCGAAGGCAAGGAACTAGAGACAACGCTCGAAGCTCGCGACCGGACACTTGTTGCAT CAGAAATCAACGAAATCAACCCATCTGCTGGTATTGATACCTGCCATTTTTCTAGGGAACACGCTCAAGCCTTGGAACCTGAATGGGCCGCCCTccagaaacaaaaccaagaaGATGTCTATGTTAGTATAGACTGCTCGCAAGACGCAAAACTGTGCCAAAAGTACAATGTCCGATCATGTCCGACGATCCGACTCTACAAACAAGATGGCTCTTACACTTCCTATCGTGGTCCGCGAAAAACTCAGCCTATCAAGTCATTTGTACAGAGACAGAGTCGCCCCGTCGTCTCTTATGTGAACGACCAGTCCATGCCATCATTTCAGACATCTGACGATATCACATTCATCGGACACTTTGGGCCTAGTGAGAAACAAATCAAGGAGGATTTCACGAAGCTGGCAAAACAGTATCATGATCGATTTTCCTTTGCCATTGCCGACTACACTCTCCCGAAGGTACTTGTTGAGTGTTTCAACAATGTCGACGAAACAAGTCTGTCGGCCACCAGCAACGACGTGGCCAGCCCTGGGGCGCTCCAAGACTTCATCTTCAGTTGCTCGACACCACTGATCCCTGAAATGACCCGAAGAAACGAAATGGACTTCTTTCAG TCAGGGAAAAGTATCGTTTACTTCTTCGCCCATTCTCAGCAGAAAAAGGACGCATTTGTCTCCGATATTCGACCATTGGCCAAGAAATACGACGAGTATCTTCACTTTGTTACCATTGACGCAAAAGAGTACGCCGACGCAGCCAAATTGATGGGCCTGAAAGAGGGTAGGACAGGTTTGTCGGTGCAGAATCCCAACAACGGAGACGTCTTTCCTTATGCTAGAAAGGAAGCCATTTCGGCGGCTGTAGTGGAAGCATTTCTGGTGGACATTATCCAAGGGAAGGTGAAGccttggagaggagaggagctACACCAGCAGGGGCATGATGAGCTTTAG
- a CDS encoding hypothetical protein (COG:C; EggNog:ENOG503NUBW) has protein sequence MSSVTIPTRKLGRNGPEIPAIGLGLMGLSIAYGNPGDESSRLAFLDHAWSIGCTNWDTADVYGDCEELLGKWFSLHPERREDIFLASKFALGGRTNEKGEFKFVIDSTPEYARQSIEKSLKRLGVEYLDLYYIHRTDGKTPIEKTAQALKELKEQGKIRAIGISECSSNTLRRASKIVQIDAVQMEYNPWQLDIENETGTHLLDTCRELGVTVFAYSPLGRGFLTGQIKSVDDFAADDFRRLVPRFSPENFPKNLEVVEKLGEIAKRKGCTTGQLALAWLMAQGSDIIPIPGTKKVKYLEENVASCNVTLSDEDVKEIRATIDNADVSGDRISPGFFDGLAADEQLYQDTPEL, from the exons ATGTCTTCAGTTACCATTCCTACTCGCAAATTGGGCCGCAACGGCCCTGAGATTCCAGCCATCGGACTCGGCTTGATGGGCCTGAGCATCGCCTATGGAAACCCAGG AGACGAATCATCTCGCCTTGCCTTCCTTGACCATGCTTGGTCCATCGGCTGCACAAACTGGGACACGGCCGACGTGTACGGAGACTGCGAAGAACTCCTCGGCAAGTGGTTTTCCCTCCACCCCGAGCGCCGCGAGGACATTTTCCTCGCCTCCAAGTTCGCCCTCGGCGGCCGGACCAATGAGAAAGGGGAGTTCAAGTTTGTGATTGATTCCACCCCCGAGTACGCCCGACAGTCCATCGAGAAGAGCCTGAAGAGGCTCGGCGTGGAGTACCTTGACTTGTATTACATTCACCGCACGGATGGGAAGACGCCCATCGAGAAGACAGCGCAGGCGTTgaaggagttgaagga ACAAGGAAAGATCAGGGCAATCGGGATATCAGAATGCTCGTCCAACACCCTCCGCCGGGCTTCCAAGATTGTTCAGATCGACGCTGTTCAGATGGAGTACAACCCCTGGCAGCTTGATATTGAGAACGAGACCGGGACTCATCTGCTGGACACGTGTCGTGAGCTGGGTGTGACGGTCTTTGCTTACTCGCCGCTGGGCAGGGGCTTCCTCACGGGCCAGATCAAGTCTGTCGATGATTTCGCCGCGGATGATTTCCGCCGGCTGGTTCCGAGGTTCAGCCCCGAGAACTTTCCCAAGAACCTTGAGGTCGTCGAGAAACTGGGCGAGATTGCAAAGAGGAAGG GCTGTACTACTGGCCAACTGGCACTGGCGTGGCTCATGGCGCAGGGGTCCGACATCATCCCTATCCCAGGGACCAAAAAGGTCAAGTATCTGGAAGAAAACGTGGCGTCCTGTAATGTGACGCTCTCGGACGAGGACGTCAAGGAGATCAGGGCCACCATCGACAACGCCGACGTCAGCGGGGACCGTATTTCTCCGGGCTTTTTTGATGGACTTGCAGCTGATGAGCAGCTCTATCAGGACACCCCTGAGCTATAA